The Coffea arabica cultivar ET-39 chromosome 1e, Coffea Arabica ET-39 HiFi, whole genome shotgun sequence genome has a window encoding:
- the LOC113699742 gene encoding arabinogalactan O-methyltransferase 1-like, translated as METTSNTKSHFSPDQKRRLLGEKAAVFLFGGTLFLAVYLGITGTPLFCNSRQQSGLSSQVQAFSTEGSYSAETVLQLNAAIVHYATYPQVPLLSRDEIQVAVDVLKAKSPCNFLIFGLGHDSLMWASLNPGGTTLFLEEEPKWVDKILKDAPHLRAQVIKYRTKVSEADDLLKEYPNQPECSAQKAFLRGNERCKLALHILPEEVYNQDWDLILIDGPIGFFPEAPGRMSAIYSAAVMARNRKGSGATHVFVHNVDRKEEKTYTETFLCNKNRLKIVGKLGHFEILPAADSNPHFC; from the coding sequence ATGGAAACGACTAGTAATACTAAAAGCCATTTTAGTCCAGATCAGAAGCGGCGGTTGCTGGGGGAAAAAGCAGCTGTGTTCTTATTTGGTGGAACTCTGTTTCTTGCGGTTTATTTAGGAATAACGGGGACTCCCCTTTTCTGCAATTCTAGGCAGCAGAGTGGCTTAAGCTCACAGGTTCAAGCCTTCTCGACAGAAGGTTCATACTCAGCTGAGACGGTGCTCCAGCTCAACGCCGCCATTGTCCACTATGCCACATATCCCCAAGTCCCGCTACTATCACGGGACGAGATCCAAGTTGCCGTTGACGTCCTCAAAGCTAAGTCTCCATGCAACTTCCTCATCTTCGGACTCGGCCACGATTCCCTCATGTGGGCTTCACTCAACCCTGGTGGTACCACGTTATTCCTAGAAGAAGAGCCCAAGTGGGTCGACAAAATTCTCAAGGACGCACCGCATCTTCGTGCCCAAGTGATCAAGTACCGGACTAAAGTCTCCGAGGCGGATGATCTCCTCAAAGAGTACCCGAACCAACCGGAATGTTCCGCCCAGAAAGCTTTCCTCCGCGGAAATGAGAGGTGCAAGTTGGCGCTGCACATTTTACCGGAGGAAGTTTACAACCAGGATTGGGACCTGATCTTGATTGATGGCCCGATAGGGTTTTTTCCGGAGGCACCAGGGCGGATGTCGGCCATATATTCAGCGGCTGTTATGGCAAGGAATAGGAAGGGATCGGGAGCGACGCATGTGTTCGTGCACAATGTGGATCGAAAGGAGGAGAAAACTTATACGGAAACGTTTTTGTGTAACAAAAATCGCCTCAAGATCGTTGGGAAGCTTGGGCATTTCGAGATACTGCCGGCCGCTGATTCCAACCCACATTTTTGCTAG